The following coding sequences lie in one Saccopteryx bilineata isolate mSacBil1 chromosome X, mSacBil1_pri_phased_curated, whole genome shotgun sequence genomic window:
- the CLDN2 gene encoding claudin-2, whose amino-acid sequence MASLGIQLIGYILGLLGLLGTMVAMLLPSWRTSSYVGASIVTAVGFSKGLWMECATHSTGITQCDIYSTLLGLPPDTQAAQAMMVTSSAISSLACIISVVGMRCTVFCQNSRAKDRVAVMGGVFFILGGLLSFIPVIWNLHGILRDFYSPLVPDSMKFEIGEALYLGIISSLFSLVAGVILCFSCSAQGNRTNYFDAYQAQPLATRSSPRPGQPPKVKNEFNSYSLTGYV is encoded by the coding sequence ATGGCCTCTCTTGGCATCCAACTTATAGGGTATATCCTGGGCCTTCTGGGGCTGTTGGGCACCATGGTGGCCATGTTGCTCCCCAGCTGGCGAACAAGTTCTTATGTCGGTGCCAGCATTGTGACGGCTGTCGGTTTCTCCAAGGGTCTCTGGATGGAGTGTGCTACACACAGCACAGGAATCACCCAATGTGACATCTACAGCACTCTTCTAGGCCTGCCCCCTGATACTCAGGCTGCCCAGGCCATGATGGTGACATCCAGTGCAATCTCCTCGTTGGCCTGCATTATCTCTGTGGTGGGCATGAGATGCACAGTCTTCTGCCAGAATTCCCGAGCTAAGGACAGAGTGGCAGTAATGGGAGGAGTCTTCTTCATCCTTGGAGGCCTCCTGAGCTTCATCCCTGTTATCTGGAATCTTCATGGGATCCTGCGGGACTTCTACTCCCCACTGGTGCCTGACAGCATGAAATTTGAAATTGGAGAGGCTCTTTATTTGGGCATTATTTCTTCCTTGTTCTCCCTGGTAGCTGGAGTCATCCTCTGCTTTTCCTGCTCAGCCCAGGGAAATCGCACCAACTACTTCGATGCTTACCAGGCCCAGCCCCTTGCCACTAGGAGTTCTCCAAGACCCGGTCAACCGCCCAAAGTCAAGAATGAGTTTAACTCCTACAGCCTGACAGGGTATGTGTGA